From a single Ciconia boyciana chromosome 6, ASM3463844v1, whole genome shotgun sequence genomic region:
- the CSRP3 gene encoding cysteine and glycine-rich protein 3 translates to MPNWGGGAKCGACEKTVYHAEEIQCNGRSFHKTCFLCMACRKALDSTTVAAHESEIYCKTCYGRKYGPKGIGFGQGAGCLSTDTGDHLGLNLQQGSPKSARPSTPTNPSKFAKKMVDVDKCPRCGKSVYAAEKIMGGGKPWHKTCFRCAICGKSLESTNVTDKDGELYCKVCYAKNFGPKGIGFGGLTQVEKKECE, encoded by the exons ATGCCGAACTGGGGAGGTGGAGCCAAATGCGGTGCCTGTGAAAAGACAGTGTACCACGCTGAGGAAATCCAGTGCAATGGAAGGAGTTTTCACAAGACGTGCTTCCTCTGCA TGGCTTGCAGAAAAGCTCTGGACAGTACCACAGTAGCAGCTCACGAATCTGAAATCTACTGCAAGACTTGTTACGGGAGAAAATATGGTCCCAAAGGTATTGGCTTTGGGCAAGGGGCAGGATGTCTCAGCACTGACACTGGTGACCATCTAGGCTTGAATCTGCAACA GGGGTCACCAAAGTCTGCTCGCCCTTCGACACCAACTAATCCTTCAAAGTTTGCCAAAAAGATGGTAGATGTGGATAAGTGTCCCCGCTGTGGCAAATCAGTGTATGCTGCAGAGAAGATcatgggaggaggaaaa CCTTGGCATAAGACATGCTTCCGCTGTGCTATTTGTGGAAAGAGTTTAGAATCTACGAATGTTACAGACAAAGATGGAGAGCTCTACTGTAAAG TTTGCTATGCAAAAAATTTTGGTCCCAAAGGAATTGGGTTCGGTGGCCTCACtcaagtggaaaagaaagagtgcGAATGA